The genomic region AAATCCAAAAGATACATTATCATATACCATTCCCTCACTAGTAAAATTAATAACTGGGAAATGATAATCACTTTCATCACCAATACTCTTTATTTCTGCAGCTACTGCAGTACTTACTAATATAGATGTTCCTTCACTATTTCCTTTTAAACCAAAATTAGAAAGAGAACTTTGTCCTAATAGTTCTGTTAAAACAATTGAATCTTCTATTAAGTATACTCCTTCAGGGAAATACACATCCATTCCATAATTCCCAGCATAAGCAAGTAAGGTTTCTAAGTTTGCTGTATTATCTACTTTACCAGTATTATCTAAAGTAATATACTCACTACTATCGCTAACTTCATCACCGGGTTGCCACCCTACCGGTACTGTTGTTTGTGTTAATACATTTAAGTCTTCTTTTTCTAAAAAGTAATTAGTATCATATTGTTCATACAACACTTCTGTATCACTTCCAGTGAAACCAAAAATATCCAAATAATAATCTGATAACATCAGACTACTTGCATCACTAGGATACTCTATATAGTCTTTTGCATCACTATCTAAGTCAGTATAAATGAATTGATTCTCTGTATATCTTCCAGGACTTGCAATTACTCCACCATTAGAATCTAAATCTAATAATTCTAAGTTTACTACTTTTACATAATATCCTGTTTCATTATGAACCATTGTTCCACTAGCATAAACAATAGAATCACGATTCATTGTTGCACTACTTAATGTTCTAGATCTAGTAATAAATATACCCCCACTACCATTATCTTGGGTTACTATATCACTTACATAAACTACTGCTCCATTTACTGCAATAGCATATCCTTGTCCATTTTTTATGGTTAAATTAGAAAGCATTACTCCTTCTGTATTATATACATCAATAGAATTAGTACTATTTCCATCACTATCAACACTTCCACCATTGATAATTGTTAAATCTTCTATTACTACATTGTATTGTTTAATCAATAAAGTACTTCCATTTAAATCTAATATTTCACTACCATTAGAAGTAATCGTTACATTTTCTTCAATTAAAATACTTGTTGATTCTTCAGCTTCATTGTAATAATCACTAGAAATACAAATATCACCAGTAAGTACTACTTTATTATTAACTCCAGCTACTGCATCTAAGAACTCAGCTTCAGTATCTACTTCTACTACAGTTTGTAAAGAATAACGATATAGTGTTACATCACCCATTGATTCATAATAAGTACTAACAGGTGTTGTATAAAACAATTCATCTGCATTATTTGTAATCGTAATCGCATTACTAGCCGCATTCTCTACATAAGCATCTGCTTCTACCCCTAAGACAACTAATTTATTTCCTGATACATCAAAACCTGAATTTAAAGTAACATTTGCTCCTATTAATGATTCATTATCAACACTCGATATTTCTATAAATGAACTTGTGTGATTCTTTCCTACAAATGTAGATCCTACTTTATCATTAATTTGAACATTGGATGCTACTATTTTAAGACCCACCGATGCACCATCTTCTCCAGGTACAAAAGATAAGTTATTTAAACTAGCTCCCATATATACATCATTTGTTCCTGTATACCCTTTTACATTAAACAAATACAAAGGAATAGTCGTCGTATAATTAACAAAATTAATAGACTCGATATCTGCCGTTAAACTAGTAATATATAAAGTATTCCCATTCATATCTAAATCATTACCACCACCATTAATACGAATATTAGTAGTATAGGTGTTTGTTAAACGATTATTGTCATACGTTCCTGTTATTGTAATATCCTTTAGAATATGTATATCTACATTATACTTACTTAAAGCCTCTACAAATTCTGCTTCCGTATCTACTTCACATGTATATAAGTAATAATAATATGTAATATTTTGCGAATATGCATAAGGATCCATAAACCCTTTATCGCTAGTTGCACCTGTTACACTACTACTAGCATCCTTATAAATAGAAACTTTTTCATTTTTAAATACATTACCAGATTCTACGGATAATGTTCCATTATTGATAATACGAATTGCATTCGTACTGTGACTATCAGTCGTAACACTAGTAATTGTTACAACTGAACCATTTACATCAATTGCACCTGTTGCACTGTTATTTCCTTCAAAAGATAGATTATCTAAAGTGACTTCCTTTGTATTATAAAAAACAAAAGCATAAGCACTATACCCTTTCATAGTTAGGTTACTAATCGAAATATTCGTATTATTTTTAAATTCAATTTTACCACCACTAAAAGTAATGCTTGTCCCTTCTGTTGCAGTCAGTTCCACATAACTTCTTAATACATCTATTGATTCACTCACTTCTATATCAGCAGTAATAGTAATCTTAATAGCAGCATCCGTGGTTTCCAGTGCAGTTTTTAATTCAGCAAAAGTAGCTACCTCTATGTTAGTCACGACAACATCATCTTGGGCATAAATAGCATTCGTTTGCCAATAGTCATCAATACTATCTACAATAACGCCTCCATATTGATAAATTCCAAATAGAAAAGAACATCCTACTAATATAACAAATAACTTCTTTAATAAATTCATCCTTTTTTCCTCCTTTCCTTTTTATAATTATATTTATTGTCTAATTAAACTATAGCATGCATTGGATGATTTACAAATAAAACAGCTTATTATATAGTAAAAAAGTAAAAATAATAACAAAAATCACACATTGTAAAATACTTTTTAGATGAGTAGACAATAAAAAAAGTTGATGCTTATCATCAACCCTTTTTCATATTATCTCGCATTTTTTTATTCTGGTTTTAATTTCAATGGAATACAAACATTAAAACTAGGCCCATCAAATACCCATGGCTCCACTCCATTTGCAGTAGCTGCAAATAAGTGAGTAGGTTTGCCATCTTCAAATAATAAATTAGCACGTTCTAAATGACATTGTGTTGTTACAGTTCCATCATCCCATGTTAACACTCTTGTATATGCTTTAGGTGACTTTGCTATTTGCCAATGAATGCAATCTTTACTTTCTGCATAAATCCCAGAACCCCATTCACCAGTAATACCTCCACTATCATCTCTATAATCATCCTTCATTAATAAACAAAAATGGTCTTTTTCATACCAAAGAAATGGATCTTCTACAAACCAATAAGGATTTTCAAATTGAAAAATAGGATCATCACTAATTCTTTCAAACTTACCATCTGGTTTATTTGCTACAACAACTCCTAATTGCAAGGGAGATTCACAGCTAGATCTAGATTTATAAATCATATATGTTTTACCACTTGGTAAAATAACAACACTTGGATTGGTTGTACAAGTACAATCCCAATAACGACAATCTCTAGGTTCTAATAACGGCTCATCTAATTGTTTCCAAGGTCCATATACTGATTTTGATGTAGCAACACCAATTCTTTTTTTATTCCATATTTCTGTAAATCTCTTTTTAGGAATATCTCCATTTTCACTAGGAATATCTCCACCAAAAGTAGTACCAAAATAATATAAGTAATATGTTCCATCATAATACTTTATCGCTGGATTATGTTGATTTCTAGCATCAAAATATTGATGACTTCTTTCTTCAAAAACAAAAGAATGAAATAAATAAGGACCTTCTGGTGTTTCACTAATAGCGTGTGCTATTTTAGAGCGAAGTAACCAATTGGATCCAAATCCATATTTTTCCTCCCAACATGATGCGAATAAATGGTACTTACCATCTTCACCTTTTATTGCACTTGCACACCATACATGGTATCCAGGCATATGATATCCACCATTTCTAGGTACAGTACAACAAGCATTTTCAAACGGATTATGCATCTAACCTACCTCCTTTTTTTATTTCATTATACCTTCTTCTAAATATTATAACAAGTTAATGTAGTAACATTTAATAAATTATTTTCTCTTAACAAATGATGTTCTATTTCGTATAATAAGATAATAAAGAGGTATTGATATGAAAAAGAAAAATTTTATCTTATTATTCATTATTGTTACATTGATTAGTGGTTGTGCAAGCTCATTATATGGAAATAGTGTAGTCTTAGAACAAAACTCAAATGAAACATGTTCTATTGAAAAACTTGATTTCGATCTCTTAAAAGAACAACAACTAGAAGAATCATTATCGAATATATTAATTGTAATTGATGCCGGGCATCAATTAGTTGGTAACTCCCAACAAGAGCCTATTGGGCCTGGTGCTAGCGAAACAAAAGCAAAAGTATCTTCTGGTACTTCAGGTGTTGCTTCAGGTGTACCTGAATATGAATTAACATTAGAAGTTTCTCTTAAATTACAAGAATTGTTAGAAGACAAAGGCTATTCTGTATTAATGATTCGTGAAACAAATGATGTTGATATAAGTAATAGTGAACGTGCAATGATCGCTAATGACAATAATGCGGATATATTTTTACGCATTCATGCAAACGGATCTACTGATTCATCCGTTACTGGTGCTATGACAATTTGTCCAACTAGTAGCAATCCTTATTGTAGTGAAATATATGAAGCTAGTTATCTTTTGTCTTCCTTAGTTCTCGATCATTTGGTTGATTCCACTGGTTGTGTAAAAGAGAAGGTTTGGCAAACAGATACAATGAGTGGAATCAATTGGTGCCAAGTTCCAGTTACCATTATTGAAATGGGCTATATGAGTAATGTAGAAGAAGACTTACTAATGCAAACAGATGCTTATCAACAAAAAATAATTGAAGGAATTGCATCAGGAATTGATGCATACGTAGAAGCATGGTATTAAAAAAGAGACAATTTGTCTCTTTTTTAATCTACAATTTGATTTCTTCCTTGTTGCTTGGCACTATATAATGCCGCATCTGCTCTATCTATACAATCGCTAAAACTCTCTGATACCTCTAATTGAGCTATTCCTATGCTAACTGTTTTCGTGTCCCCTCCAGGTAATAATAAACGATCTTCTGTCATACAACGAATTCTTTCTGCAATCGCAATTCCTTTTTCTTTTTTAGTATCTGTTAAAATAACCAAAAACTCTTCACCACCATATCGTATAACCATATCTTTTTTTCTAGTACATGATTTCAATATATCTGCAAACTTTTTAATAACTCCATCCCCTACAGTATGACCAAATGTATCATTTACATCTTTAAAATGATCTAAATCAGCCATTAATACCGTAATATTTATATTTTGATGTTGAAAATCACTATCTATTTTCTTAGAAATATCATCTACTACTCGTCGATTATATAAACCAGTTAAATAGTCTTCTCTCATCATCTTTTTTATTTTTTCATTCGCAACTTCTAATTGTGCTACATTTTCATTGATTTCATTTCTTAATTTCTTTTGAATTGAAATATCTACTATTTCTCCAACTAATCCTTTTTCATCTGTACTATTAACTTGAAATCCTTTTGACCAATATAAAGAATCCCCTTTTTCTCCACCAGGTAATTCAAAACTAATTTCATAGTGTAAAGTTTCACCTGTACTTATTAATTTTAAATCTTCTTCTTGGTAACGAACACGATCACTTATTGGTAAAAAATCCAAATCTAAAACAGACTTATTTAAATAGTCTTCTCTTTCCATTCCAAAATATTTTGAATATTTTGGATTAAAATAAACAAACTCTCCCGTTTTGTTTTTAATAAAAATAGGATTTGGCAAAGCATCTAAGGAAGCTTCATAGAAACTACTTTTATATTTACTTTCTATCAATTCTTTTTCCAATAGTTTATTTTGTTTCAAAGAAGTTATTATGTTTTTTTGTAAGTCATTCGATTTCTTTATTAATTCTTGTTTGACTTCTTCATCTAAGTCAGCAATATCAATATAGTCTATCAATTCTTGTAATTGTCTTGATAAATCTTCCATAACTACTCCCCTTTTCTAATATACTAACTATATCACAAAGTTTATACTTTTTCCTTATTTTTCAACGTTTTTAATAATATCATCTTTTTAAAGATAAATAAATTATCTATACCTTCATAAATAATTAGTTTATAATTTTTGTTTGATAGGCTTCATTTTTTCAAAAATGTTAAAAGCAAATAGTTCTAACAAGAGTCGCATCATCTGGTTTTCAAACAATAAAATTATAAATATAATAAAACCTTTCTATATTATGCAACAAAAAAACCTAACCGAAGTTAGGCTTTTGTCCATTCTGCTAATTCTTCTGGAGTAGCAAGAACTTTATGAGTTCCTTCTACTACATGTTGAGTACCTAAATTATAATCAATACCACTAGTATCATAGTCATATGATAGCGATACTCTTGTTTTTTCTACTCTAGGATTTGGAGTAGGAATGGCACTTAATAATGATTTTGTATATGGGTGAATCGGGTTAGAGAATATTTCTTCTGTTGTTCCACTTTCTACTAAATGACCTAAATGTAATACCCCAATATGATCAGAAATATATTTAACCATTGATAAATCATGTGCAATAAATAAGAAAGCAGTATTTGTTTCTTTTTGAATCTTTTTCATAAGATTTACTACCTGTGCTTGAATTGATACGTCTAAAGCTGAAATAGCTTCATCTGCAATAATTAAGTCAGGATTCATAATAAACGCACGAGCAATACCAATACGTTGTCTCTGTCCACCTGAGAACTGATGAGGATAACGTGTTGCATGTTCTTTCGATAAACCAACTAATTCTAAGATATCATATACTTTTTGATCTCTTTCTTCTTTGGTTGCACAAATTTTATGAATATCTAAACCTTCTGCAATAATATCTAACACTCTTTTTCTAGGGTTTAAACAAGCCATTGGATCTTGGAAAATCATTTGCATTTTCGTACGTAATAACTTTACTTCTTTTTGAGTTAAGTTACCTGAAATGTTTTCACCATTAAAAATAATATCCCCTTCTGTTGGTTTATATAAACGAATAATACTACGTCCAGTAGTAGATTTCCCTGAACCAGATTCCCCTACTAAACCATAAGTTTGTCCTGGCATAATTTCAAAAGAAATTCCATCTACTGCTTTAACCGTAAATTTACGAGATATTTTAAAATGTTGTTTTAATCCTTTTACTTCTAGGATAGGTTTTTGTTCCATTTTATAAACCCTCCTTTTTCATTTTTTCTAAACGAAGTTTTAAAGATTTAGGCATTTCTACTTTAGGAGCATTTGGATGCATTAACCAAGTAGCTACTTGATGAGTTTTTGATCCTTCTACGTTAAACATAGGAGGTTCAATACGATAATCAATATTTAATGCGAATTCATTTCTAGGTGCAAAAGCATCTCCATCTACTCTTTCAGCAAGATTAGGTGGTGTTCCTGGAATTGCATATAATTGTTCATCATCTGTATCTAAATCAGGCATTGCTGATAAAAGACCCCAAGTATAAGGATGACGTGGATCATAATAGATTTCGTCAATTTTACCTGTTTCTATAATTTTTCCTGCATACATTACATTGACATAGTCAGCAACTTTCGCTACTACACCTAAATCATGTGTAATATAAATAACAGAAATACCTTTTTTTCTTTGAATTTCTTGAATTAATTCAAGAATTTTAGCTTGAATAGTTACGTCTAATGCTGTTGTTGGTTCATCACAGATTAGAACATAAGGATCACAAGATAATGCAATAGCAATAACAATACGTTGTCTCATCCCACCAGATAATTGATGAGGATAGTTTTTCATACGTTTTTCTGCATCTGTAATACCTACTAATTCTAATAGTTCTAAAGATTTTTCATAAGCTTCTTCTTTTGTTTTATTGTAGTGGTAAATCATTGGTTCCATTACTTGTTTTCCAATTGTCATTGTTGGATTTAATGATGTCATTGGATCTTGGAATACCATTGCTATTTTACGACCACGAATTTCCTTTTGTAACATATCTTCTGATATTTTTGTAATATCACAAGTTTTTTCTTCTCCAGTAAATTCATCTTCCCAATAATAATCAATTGAACCACTGTCAATCGTACCATTTCCAGCTAAAATACCCATAATAGCCTTTGTAGTAACTGATTTACCAGAACCTGATTCACCTACTATTGCAATAGTTTCTCCCTTATAAAGATCTAGATTTACTCCACGAATCGCACTAATACTACCGCTATCTGTTTTAAAAGAAATGTTAAGATCACGGATTTTTAATATTTTTTGTTTTTCCATCTTCTACATCTCCTTCATTGTTGGGTCAAATGCATCTCTAAGACCATCTGCTAATAAGTTAAAGCTTAACATTAAGATTGCTAATACAATAACTGGAATTATTACCATGTATTGGTAAATAAGAATTGAATCAAACCCAGAATTAATCAATGATCCTAATGACGCTGTTGGTGCAGGAATACCTAAACCAATGAACGCTAAGAACGCTTCATAGAAAATCGCACTTGGAATAGAAAACATTGACATAATAATTAATTGACTAAAAATATTTGGTAAAATATTTTTAAAGATAATGAATAATCCCCCGGCTCCTAATGTTTTAGAAGCTAATACAAATTCTTCTTCTTTTATTTTTAATACTTGAGCACGTGTAATACGACTCATACCAATCCAACCTGTTAACATTAATGCGATAATAATTGTTGTTAATGAGGCATTCATAATAATTAATAATAAAGTTAAAATAACTAATGAAGGAATTGAACTAACAATTTCTTGGAAACGTTGCATCACCATATCCACTTTTCCACCAAAATATCCACTAATAAGACCATAAACCATCCCAAAGCAAATATCGATAATTACAGCAGTAGCAGCAACAATTAACGAAATACGAGTCCCAATCCACACACGTGTCCAAAGGTCACGACCTAATACATCCGTACCAAACCAGTGTTCACTATTTGGAGCAATAGAACGAATAGAAGTATCTACTAAATCATATCTCCATCCTGAAACCATAGGTGCAACAATAGACATAATAATAATGATAATAATCATTATTCCTCCAAGACAAGCACCTTTATTTTGTTTTAATCTTTTCCAGAAATCACTCATAAAGGAAGCTACTGGAAGTGCTTTTTCATGATAAATATCGTGTTTATCACCAACAAACTCGAAATCATCTTCTAAAAATTTATATTCTTCCATCTACTAATCCCCCTTCCCTAAACGGATTCTAGGATCAATAATACCATAAGAAACATCTATTACTAACATCATAACTACATATAATAAGCTATATACAAAAGAAACAGCCAATACTACATTATAATCATTTACAGTAATACCAGTAACTAATAATGTACCTAATCCAGGAATTGAGAATATTTTTTCCAAAACCATAGAACCAGTCATTAAGTTGACAAGAATAGGTCCTAAAACCGTAATAACAGGAATTAACGTATTACGAATTGCATGTTTACGAATTACAGTTCCACGATCTAATCCTTTTGCTTCTGCTAATGCGATATAATCACTACCCAAGACAGCAATCATTTCAGAACGTGTAAAACGTGCAATATTCGCAATAACCCCAAAAGATAGTGCAATTACTGGTAAAATCGATGATCTAATAACCTCACTCGATTTATATATAACTGGGAAAAACGAAAAGTTAACCCCAAGCACTAATAACAACAATAAACCAATTACAAATGAAGGTACACTAACCCCCATAACTGCAAAAATAGTAGCTAAACTATCCCAAATAGTATTTCGATGTAATGCCGCAAAAACACCAAGACCAAAACCAATACCAGTCCCAAAAATTACAGCAGCAATCCCAATACCAAAAGAAATAGGAATTCTAGGTAACACTAATAATGATACAGGATAGTTTTTAGAAATACCATAAGAAGTACCAAAATCACCTGACATCATGTTTTTAATATATGTGATAAATTGGACAAAAATTGGCTTATCCAAACCATATTGCGCATAAATAGCAGCCATTTGTGCTTCCGTTAATTTTTCATCATTAAATGGAGTACCTGGCATAAGTTTTAACATCAGGAATAGTATCGCTAATACAACAACTACCGTTATTACAGCTATTACTAATCGCTTCCCAATGAACTTCATCGTCGATTTGCTCATTTTTTACCTCCTATAAAAATATAAACACATAGTAGCTTTTGACTATTATGTGTTTATAAATGTTTCAATCTGACTTTTTAATAAATCTAGACTATTCTACGATAGCTAAATTTTTGTAAACGTATGATACACCAACTGCATGTGTTTCAATACCTGTTACACTTGAAGAAATTAATGAAGCACCACCTACTTGGAAAATAGGGATAACTGGTAAGTCTTCCATCATAATTGCTTCAGCATCTTTTAAATATTGCCAACGTTCTTCATCTGTATCAGCAGCTGCAGCATTATCTAAAGCAGTATCATAAGCATCATTAGAATATCCACCGTAGTTATAAGCACCACCAGTGATATACATATTTAAGTAAGTAGTTGGATCTGCATAGTCAGGTCCCCAACGAGTTAATACCATTTGGAAATCAACATCTTTTTGTAATTCAATACGAGCTTCTTTAGTTTGCATATTCATAGAAATAGTTAAACCTGGTAAAGCTTCTTGTAATTGAGATTGTAAATATTCAGCAGCACTTAAAGCAGGGTCTGCATTTTCATATAATAATTCAATAGTGATTTCTTCACCTAACTCATCTTGAGCTAATTCCCAATAATAAGCAGCTAAGTCTAAATCTTGTTCAAAGTAAACATCAGCAGTATCACGGTAATCTTCACCATCTGGTCCTGTTGATAAATCATAAGGAACGAATCCATCAGCAACGATAGAACCATCTTGTAATACGTTTTCACATAAATCTTCATTGTCTAATGCATAAGCAATAGCCATACGTAAGTTATAGTTTCCAGCAACTTCATCATATAAGTTGAATTGGAAATACCATAAGTAACCTTCTAATACAGAAGTAAATTCATCTGAATCTTGATATAAACTAATTAAATCTGAACTAACTTTAGTGAAATCAACTTCTTCAGCTTCAAATGCAGTAACACTTGAAGAAACTTCAGCCATGATTTGAATTTCAAAACCATCAACTTGTACAGCTTCAGCATCCCAATAAGTTTCACTTGTAGTGAAAGTTAATGAAGAACCTTTTTCCCAAGAAGTTAATGTATATGGTCCACAAGAAATTAAATTTTCTGGAGTTAAACCATAATCACCATCTTGAGCATCATAGAATTCTTCGTTAATTGGATAGAATACTGGGAATGTCATTAAGCTTAAGAAATATGGTGTATCTTGAGATAATGTAACTTCTAAAGTTAAATCATCAACAGCTACAACACCTAATTCAGCACTAGTATCTCCATCATAAAGAATTTCATCAGCACCTGCAATAGCAGCACCATCAGTAGTAAATAAGTAAGCATATTCACAATCAGCAGAGTTAATTCCTCCGTTCCAAGCAAATACGAAGTCAGCAGCAGTAACTTGTGTACCGTTTGACCAATAAGCTTCTCTTAAATAGAAAGTGTAAACTAAACCGTCATCACTTACATCATAAGATTCAGCTAATGAAGCAATGATGTTACCATCAGCATCTTGATCCATTAAACCATCAATAGTAGCATGGATCGCTGCAAATGAATCACCATCTGTAGCATACATTGAATCCATTGAAATTACGTCATTTTCTTTAGCAATAGTAACCCAAGCTCCATCATCTGTAGAAGCTGTGTCGTCACTAGAACACCCAACTAATGAAAATGCCATTGTTGCAAAAGCAACCATAGTAATAAATTTTTTCATTCTCTTTTTTCCCCTTTTCCCTCAATCTAGTGTATACATACGTCTTATCCCAAAATTGTATACAACTAAATTTTGTATGACACTATAATCGCACACTGATAAAAAAATGTCAATACAATTATTACACTTTTATGAACAATTTTGTTAAATAGTATACTAGACATTGTGTGATTTATAAATATCCTAAATATATATCCAAATAATAATTAAATGTATACAAAGTAATACATTTTATATTATTGTTTTTTTATTAATACAACTTATTGTGGGTAAATAATAGACTATTTTGTTATAAATTTATTGTTTTTTAGTTATTTACTCCATTTTTGTTAAACATCTATTTTATCGTTATATATAAAAAAGATAATAAACACTTATCTCAATGGATAAGTATTTATTATCTTATGTTTTATTACAAATGGTGACAAGCAACGAGATGATCTTTTGCAACTTCTTGTAAAACAGGCTTTTCTGTTAAACAACGATCTGTTACACGGCTACATCTTCCTGCAAAAGGACAACCTGCCGGTAAATTAATTGGACTTGGTACATCTCCTTGTAATATAATTCTTTCTTTTTGTTTTTCTAAAGTTGGATCAGGTACTGGTACAGCTGATAACAACGCTTGTGAATAAGGATGTGTTGCATGAGAATAAACAACTTGTGCAGGTCCTATTTCAACAACATGCCCTAAATACATAACTACTATACGATCTGAAATATAACGAACGATATCTAAGTCATGAGCAATAAATAAATAAGTTAATCCTAATTCTCTTTGTAAATCTCTTAGTAAGTTGATAATTTGAGACTGAATAGAAACATCTAACGCTGATATAGGTTCATCACATACTAAGAATTGTGGTTCTACTGCTAAAGCTCTAGCAATCCCAATACGTTGTCTTTGTCCTCCTGAAAACTCATGAGGGAAACGATTCGCATGTTCTTTATTTAAACCTACTGTTTCTAATAATTCACCAACACGTTCTTTACGACGTTCTGGTGTATACATATTATGTATTTCCATTCCTTCTACTATAATATTTCCAACTGTCATACGTGGATTTAAGGAAGCATAAGGATCTTGAAAAATCATTTGTACTTTTTTAGCGTAGTTATAACGATCTTTAGCAGATTTAGTAACTACTTTTTGACCATCAAACTCAATCACACCTTCTGTTGGTTTGTAAATACCCATAACAGTACGCCCTAAAGAAGACTTACCACAACCAGACTCACCAACTAATCCAACTGTTTCACCTTGATAGACATCAAAATTAATTCCATTTACTGCTTTCACTGTACCACCTTCTACACGAAAGTGTTTTGATACATTTTGAATTGATAACAAAGGTTTGTTTTCCATTATCTTACCTCCTTAGGACAATCTTTATGTAATAACCAACATGAAGCAGTATGTCCATTACCTAAATCAAATACCGGAGGTTGGTGCTCTTTACATATTTTCATACACTTCGTACATCTAGCACCAAAACCACAACCTATTGGTGGTTTAATTAAATCAGGTGGTGTACCTGGAATTGATGTTAATTCATCCTCTTTACTTGTATCATGTTTTGGTAAAGAATCTAATAAAGCACTCGTATAAGGATGGCTAGGATGATGGAAGATATCCAAAGCTGTTCCTGTTTCTACTACTTTACCAGCATACATTACAGCTACTCTATCTGCAAGATTTGCTACTACCCCTAAATCATGTGTAATTAAAACAATAGCTGTTCCTAATTCATCACGAATATCTGCTAATAAATCAATAATTTGTGCTTGAATTGTAACATCTAAAGCTGTTGTTGGTTCATCTGCAATTAATAATTTTGGATTACAAGATAAAGCCATTGCAATCATCGCACGT from Tannockella kyphosi harbors:
- a CDS encoding ABC transporter ATP-binding protein translates to MENKPLLSIQNVSKHFRVEGGTVKAVNGINFDVYQGETVGLVGESGCGKSSLGRTVMGIYKPTEGVIEFDGQKVVTKSAKDRYNYAKKVQMIFQDPYASLNPRMTVGNIIVEGMEIHNMYTPERRKERVGELLETVGLNKEHANRFPHEFSGGQRQRIGIARALAVEPQFLVCDEPISALDVSIQSQIINLLRDLQRELGLTYLFIAHDLDIVRYISDRIVVMYLGHVVEIGPAQVVYSHATHPYSQALLSAVPVPDPTLEKQKERIILQGDVPSPINLPAGCPFAGRCSRVTDRCLTEKPVLQEVAKDHLVACHHL
- a CDS encoding ABC transporter ATP-binding protein; the encoded protein is MSRVLDIKDLYVSFDTYAGEVQAVRGVSYHVEAGEVLAVVGESGCGKSVTAQTIMKLNPMPPARIKSGTLTLNDIDIVNTPEQDMQKIRGKDVSMIFQDPMTCLNPTMQVGKQIVEAIKHHQNLSTEQANIKAIEMLEKVQIPNALERSKQYPHQFSGGMRQRAMIAMALSCNPKLLIADEPTTALDVTIQAQIIDLLADIRDELGTAIVLITHDLGVVANLADRVAVMYAGKVVETGTALDIFHHPSHPYTSALLDSLPKHDTSKEDELTSIPGTPPDLIKPPIGCGFGARCTKCMKICKEHQPPVFDLGNGHTASCWLLHKDCPKEVR